In Streptosporangiales bacterium, the DNA window GCATGAGCGCGTGACCCACGTGCCTGCCCTGATGGGCCGGCAGCACCCCGAGCGGACCGAGCCCGAGCACTGCGGTCGTCCCGATCGCACCGTCGGTGCAGACGACGTGGCCGACCACCGTGTCGTCGCCGGTGACGGCGACGAGGGACAGCTCGGGTCGCCAGCCGGGATCGGCGCGCTGCGCGTCGACCAGGCCGGCCTCGACCGGGACCTCCGCCGGGTTCTCCGGCTTCGCGAACGCCGCGGCGTGCACCGCCCTGATCGCGGCGACGTCCGCCGGAACCTCACGTCTCACGCGCACGGCGCTCACCCTGCCCGCCCCGTGCGGTCGCGGCAACCGGATTACCGGCGCGGCCGAGCCTTCAGCGTGCGTACGGTCACCTGACCGATGCCGAAGGCACGGACCACGACCGTCGACGTGGGCTCCGCGCTCGCCCGCCTCGACCACACCCGGCGCAGCC includes these proteins:
- a CDS encoding GNAT family N-acetyltransferase, whose product is MRVRREVPADVAAIRAVHAAAFAKPENPAEVPVEAGLVDAQRADPGWRPELSLVAVTGDDTVVGHVVCTDGAIGTTAVLGLGPLGVLPAHQGRHVGHALMHAVLGAADALGEPLVVLLGHTDYYPLFGFRPAAEYGITPPEPGWDSHFQVRTLSAYDPALRGRFRFAAAFDGL